The Humulus lupulus chromosome 3, drHumLupu1.1, whole genome shotgun sequence genome window below encodes:
- the LOC133825587 gene encoding uncharacterized protein LOC133825587, giving the protein MASGGMVPFQVSMITRSNYDNWSIKMNALLGAQDVCEIVEKGIRSKNICIREDLKCNYDQKSVGETSNLQQRSGAISDYFARVLAIVNQLRRNGEDISKMKVIEKILCTVTPTFEYITTNIEENKDLETMTIEQLMGSLQAYEEKQKMKKKQKETVEQLLQLNMKEENFGNNRDQRGSGGGRGQVREGMGGFKNFNNGERNRNPQATIGRRRGNSWSRNDKSHIKCYNCNKFGHYASECRSRKVEENVNFVEDKDGEEGTLLLSCKDKDEGQENR; this is encoded by the exons atggcaagtggaggaatGGTCCCCTTCCAAGTTTCAATGATCACCAGGAGCAACTATGACAATTGGAGTATCAAGATGAATGCGCTACTAGGAGCTCAAGATGTTTGTGAGATTGTTGAGAAAGGCATCAGGAGCAAGAATAT ATGCATTCGAGAAGATCTCAAATGCAACTATGACCAAAAAAGCGTGGGAGAAACTTCAAACTTGCAACAAAGGAGTGGAGCAATTTCTGATTATTTTGCTAGAGTATTGGCAATTGTCAATCAATTAAGAAGAAATGGTGAAGACATTAGTAAAATGAAAGTTATAGAGAAAATTCTTTGCACTGTAACTCCAACCTTTGAATACATTACTACAAATATTGAAGAAAATAAAGATTTAGAAACTATGACTATTGAGCAACTCATGGGTTCTTTACAAGCCTATGAGGAGAAACAAAAGATGAAAAAGAAGCAAAAGGAGACGGTGGAGCAATTACTACAACTCAACATGAAGGAAGAAAATTTTGGCAATAATAGAGATCAAAGAGGAAGTGGAGGTGGACGTGGACAAGTAAGAGAAGGAATGGGTGGCTTCAAGAACTTCAATAATGGAGAAAGAAATCGAAATCCACAAGCAACAATAGGACGCAGAAGAGGCAACTCATGGTCAAGGAATGATAAATCCCACATCAAATGCTACAATTGCAATAAGTTCGGCCACTATGCCTCTGAGTGTAGATCAAGGAAGGTTGAAGAAAATGTTAATTTCGTcgaagacaaagatggagaagaAGGAACATTGCTACTATCTTGCAAAGACAAAGATGAAGGCCAAGAAAATAGATGA